The segment CGCGAATCGTGAACTTGCCGAATCGGTGCGGCAAAATAAAGTGGTCGCCTTGGCGGATCGCGTATGTCCGCTCATTATGAACGAGCTCACCCTCGCCTTGGAGGATGCTGACGATGAGAAACGGTTTCGTCTGCTCCCACTCAGCGGCGCCGCGGACATCCCATTTTTGGACGCCGAAATAGTCGCCTTCCACGAAGGTTGTTACTGTCGCGCCAGGAATTTCGGAGACATGGGGGCGGACATCCGTGTCGCGGTGCGGGACGGTCGTGACGTCAATCGCTTTCTCGAGATGAAGCTCGCGCTTCCGCCCTTGGCTGTCGACGCGGTCGTAATCGTAGACGCGGTAGGTCGTATCCGAGCTTTGCTGCGTCTCAAGGACGAGCGTCCCTTCGCAAAGGGCGTGGATGGTGCCGCTCGGGACATAGAAGAAGTCACCGGGGCGGATCGGCACTTTCCGCAGCAAACGATCCCATTCCCCCGCCTCCATCATGGCGCGCAGCTGCTCTTTCGTTTCTGCATGATGGCCGTAAATCAACTGGGCGCCCGGCTTGCAATCGATGATGTACCAGCACTCCGTTTTGCCGAGCTCTCCGCCTTCATGCGTTTTCGCGTATTCATCGTCCGGGTGGACTTGGACTGACAAATCAGCATTGGCGTCTAAAATTTTCGTCAACAGCGGAAAGCGGTCAGATGGAAAATGGCCGAATAAGTCGCGGCGTTCCTCCCATAATTGCCCGAGCGTCATCCCGGCAAACGGTCCGCGGGCGACGACCGTCTGCCCGTGTGGATGGGCGGACACCGCCCAGCATTCCCCTGTTTGCGAAGACGGAATGTCATAGCCGAATCGTTCGGCCAGCTTCGTGCCGCCCCAAATGCGCTCTTGAAAGACAGGGGTGAGAAAAATCGGTTCAAGGTCCATGCCTCATCCCTCCCGAAAACATCATGCGACATGCAGTCCACTCTAATTTTCATCTTATCACGAAATGCGCCATCGGCAAATGAAAACGATAAGAGGGTTGGGAACATATATTCCCAACCCCCGTTGGAACTCAAGGTCGGCATGCCAACCGCGACGATGTTCCTCACGCGTCACCGTCCTGCGTCAGCGCGTCACTTCGCGTCATCAAGTTCAATGCGCGCGAGCGGCCGTGTCGCCGGTCCTTCGATAACATCGCCATCGATCGAGAAGCGCGAGCCATGGCATGGACAGTCCCACGTCTTGTCGCCGCTGTTCCACTCCAGCTCGCAGCCCATATGGGTGCACGTCGTATCAACGACATGAAGCGTTCCCGCCTCGTCCTTATAGGCGCCCGCCCGCTTTCCGTTGACCGAGACAACCGCCCCTTCTCCGCGCGCCAAATCTTGCGGCCGGCGGATAACCGGTTCGATCTTTCCCTCCAGAAAATGTTTGGCGACGTCAAGGTTTGTCGTGAAAAACTGCTTCATGCTTGGATCAGCGTAAAAGCGCGACGGAGAGTACAAGTCGCGGTATCGGTTGTCGCGGTCGAGAATGAGGTCAGACAAAAGCATCCCGGCGACCGTCCCGTTCGTCATCCCCCACTTCCGGTACCCTGTCGCGACATAAATGTTTGGCGTCCCTGCCGTCATCGGGCCGATATATGGCAATTTATCAAGCGTCGTCAAATCTTGGGCCGACCAACGGTAACGGATGTCATTCACCGTAAACAGCTGCGAAGCGAACGAGGACAGCGCCTCGTAATGACGCATCGTCGGCACGCCTTGGCCGGTTTTATGATTTTCGCCGCCGATCAAGATGAGCGTCTCGCCGCCTGCCGCTGCGGAGCGAACCGAGCGCTTCGGTTCGTCGGCACTTAAATACATCCCGCCCGGGTACGGTTCAGCGATCGTCACTCCCAATACGTACGACCGTTCGGCGTACATGCGCGAAAAGTAAAACCCGCCGTCGTAAAACGGAAAGTGGGAACAGACGGCGACATGGTCGCACTCGACCCGTTTTTTGTCGCGTGTTGTGACCGCTAACCGTCTTCCTTGCTCGATGTCCGCCGCCGGCGTGTGCTCGTAAATGGCGCCGCCGGCCTGCGTGATGGCGTCAACGAGCTTGACCAAATATTTGAGCGGGTGGAACTGCGCCTGCCGCTTCATCACGACCGCTGCCGCCACCGGCAGCGGGAGCGGGATTGACTCAACGAAGGCGCCGTCAATGCCGAGCCGTTCATACGCTTCCCACTCTTTCACTAGTTTTTGGAAAGAGGAGGAAGACGTCGTATAAATGTAGGCATCTTGCTCGCAAAGATCGCAGTCGATCTGTTGCTCTTCGATCGTGCGGCGGATAAAATGGAGCGCGTCCATGCAGGCGTCATAATAGAGCCTCGCCTTTTCTGCGCCAAAATGATTGAGAAACTCATCGTAAACGAGATCGTGTTGGGCGGTGATTTTCGCTGTCGTATGGCCGGTCGTGCCGTTAAGGAGCCGATCGGCTTCCAGAAGGGCGACGCGCGCCCCTTGCGTCGCCAGCAAATAAGCGGTTGTAATGCCGGAAATGCCGCCGCCGATGACCGCGACGTCGACGGAAATGTCCGCATCGAGCTTCGGAAACGACCGAAGTGAAACGGAATCACGCCAGTACGGTTCCACGATGGGAGGAAGGGACGACATCACTACACCTCCTTGGCTGTCAATGTTGTCTTCTGTAGTTTTCCTTTTGTCAGGCGAACTATTCCACATATCCACAACGGTTTTCTTTTTTGGCAACCGTCCGCAAGAAGAGTGAAAGATGATACAATAGAAAAAAAGAGGACAAAACTGTTTTGCAAAAATAATGTCAAAGGAAGATCAGGAGTGAATAAATATACAAATTCGTTTCATGAACGCGCCAACGCGATGGCAGACAGCTTAATTTTGGAGCATTACAGCTTGAGCGAGCTCAATTTTGAGACCGTCAGCCATTACCGCGAGCGGTTCGCTCGAGTGAAGCCGGACCATCCGTGGAACGGACTCGAGACAAAAGAATTTTTATACAAAATCGGCGCGTGGGGCAAGCTGCGCGACAGCAGCAAAGAAGGGCTGACGCTCGCGGGATTGTTGATGTTCAGTGAGGAGCGGATCATCACCGAGGTGCTGCCGCAATACTTTTTGGAATATCGAGAGCATGCTGACGGTGAAGCGGCAGGATGGACGAAGCGGTTCACATCGCAAGACGGCACATGGTCGGGCAACATTTACGATTTTTATTTTCGCGTGTTGGCTGAGCTGGAGCGTCACGTTTGGTCGGATGAAGGGCGCGCTCTGCTTGGCGAGGCGCTCGTCAATGCGCTCGTTCATGCCGATTATGGGGAGGAAGGCGGCATCACCGTCGAAAAAGAGGACGGCTCGTTTTGCTTTGCCAACCCGGGACGGTTCCGCATTCCGATTGAAGCGGCAATGGCGGGGCATACGAGCAATTTGCGCAACCCGAATATCTTTAAAATGTTTTTGTTGATCGATGTATGCAAACGCGCGGGATCGGGCCTCAAGCGAATGCACGATATGCAGGGACAGGCGCTTGCTTGCCCGATCGATATCTCGCAGCAAACGAATCCAGACCGTACAATCGTTGTGTTGTGCCCATTGCGATTTCCAGCTGAGACTAGCGAGACAATCGAAACAGAACTGGATGAACGGCTGCAACAGACGGAACTTGAATGGAAGGATTCGGACAACCGACAGGAAACCGAGAGCTTCGTAACTAACGAACTAAGCTTCGTAAATATAGACGCCAACTCCGTTAACAACGAAGAAAACTCCGTAAATATAGCCAAAAACTCCGTAAACAACGGGTCGGACTCCATAAAAAATGAGTCTGACTCCGTAAATAGAACGTCGAACTTTATAAATAAAGAGCTGAGGTTCGTAAATAGCTTGCATAGCTCCGTAAACAACGACACCAGTATGCATGACAGTAACGAAAAAGGGGAAACGATCGACGAACGGCTATGGAAGATGGCAGAATTAGCACGGCGAAAAAAACGGTTGGCTCCAGCGGTCATGGAACAATTGATCGTTCGGTTATGCCGCGAGCGGCCGCTGCGCCTGAAAGAGCTGGCCGAGCTGCTCGAACGGACGCCGGATGGATTGCGCAACAATTATTTAGGAAAGCTGTTGGAGGAAGGGAAAATCCGCTTAAAATACCCGGATCAGCCAAATCATCCGCGCCAAGCCTACATAGCGGTTGATGAATGAAAGGATTGGAGGGGGAAAGCGGGGCCATGATCCAAACGGAAATACACCGATCGAAAGGATGGCGTCTGCGATCGCACATTTCCTGCTTTTTGTTTTATAAAGAGGGTGTCCCGCAAGGATTGGGACACCCTCTCTTTTGATCGGACTTGTCATCCAGCTTGCTTTTCTTCGGCTTGGCCATGCTGGCGACGATGCATTCCTTTGGCGAAGTATACTGCCGTCAAAAGCAGCAGCCAGGCCGGGCCGATGATCAAGGCGATGCGCGTATCCGGGAAATACGCCATTAGGGCGGCAACGCCGATCAAAAAGGCAAGCGACACGTATGAGCTGTACGGATGAAGCGGAAGTTTGAACGTGAGACGTTGTGCTTGTTCCGCGCTCAACTGTTTGCGGAATTTCAGCTGGGACAGCAAAATTACCGCCCACGTCCAAATGGCGCCGAATGTGGCGATGCTTGTCACCCATTGGAACACTTTTTCCGATACGTAGTTCAAATATACGCCGACAAGCATGACAAGCGCAGTGGCGATCAAGGCGGCGCCCGGAATGCCGCGTTTCGTCAGCCGGCCGAATGCGCTCGGCGCTTCTTGCTGTTCAGCAAGGTTAAACAGCATCCGGCTGGTGCTGAAAATGCCGCTGTTGCACGACGACAAGGCGGCGGTCAAGACGACAAAGTTGATGATGACTGCATAGCCGAGCAAAATCGCCGGCCCGGCCATTTCAATCGCGGACGCCGAACCGAGGAATAAGCCGACGCCGATCGCTGCACCGAGCGACATGAGCGAGATGTGCCGTTCTTCCAATCCCCGATGCAATTGCGGCTGTTTTTGCTCCATTGTTTCTCCTCCTTCATCCAATAATAAAGAATATTTTTTGAAAAAGGATTTTTAAAGCGCTTACATCATAATACTAATCGATATAAAACCGGTTTGTAAATGATCAATATTTTCAAATACTATATATAGAATAATATGAATAGTATTTAAAAATATAGGAATTGCCTCGGTATAATGCTATTCTGTACAATGGGAAACGCGAGATACGCAGGCAGAGGGTGATGATGTATGGAAGAACGGGAAGCGAAAGCGTTTCTTGAACAGCTGCAGCACGAAGGACTGCTCACCGAATCGACGCGTCCGGTTTGGGAAATGATTTTGCCGAGGCGGTTGAAGCGGATGTATGAGGTTTTGAACGAGCGCACCCGCTATATTACCGTCTTGATCGAAGCGGTCGATGACCCACACAACCAAGCAGCGGTGCTGCGGACGGCCGAGGCATTTGGCGTTCAAGACGTTCATATTGTGACTGGAAAGGCGCCGTTTTCGCCGAACCGGCTTGTGACGCGCTATGCCGATCAGTGGCTGACGCTCCGCCATAAGCCAGATATCAAAACGGCCATTGCCGACTTGAAACAGCAAGGGTATCAAGTGTATGCAAGCTATCTCGGCGAGGGGACGATTCCGCTTTCCGACATCGATCTGTCCCGACCGACGGCGTTGTTGTTTGGCAACGAGCATAGCGGCGTGTCGGAAGAGGCGCTCCGCTTGGCGGACGGAACGTTTGTCATTCCGATGTACGGCTTTGTGCAAAGCTTTAACATTTCCGTCGCCGCGGCGTTGGCGCTCTATGATGTCACCGAGCGGGCGCGCCGCCAGGCAGGGGAGCGCTACTATTTATCGCCCGGGGAGAAAAAGGTGTTGTATGAACAGTGGATGTGGCAAACGTTAAATCCACGAATCCGCAAACAATTGGAACAACAAGGATATACAATACAAAACAACGGAGGACAGCCGGGCTCCTTTCAATAAGGAATCCGGCTGTTTTTGTTATGGCGTATTTTTCCGCAACTCCCCTTCCTCATCAATATTTCCCTAATCGAGGAAAACAAGTGGCGATTTGTTGAACAATGATTGAACAGTTTGTGACAAATGTTTTGCTGATTTATGAACTTTTTCGCTCATTCGTTTCAAACATTTTCAATTTTGATATGGTAGAAACAAAAGAAAATGCATGGAAGGCCCCGAAATGGTTGGGGCGGAAGAGGGAGGACCGATAGCGATGAAACGGGCGAGATGGCGCGCGGTGCTGGTTTTGCCGTTTTTGTTTTTGCTTGGGGGCTGCGTGGAGCGCACGGCCGTGCTCAATCCGCAAGGGCCGGTAGCGCGCATGCAGTATGATTTGATCATGTGGTCTGTCGGCTTTATGTTGTTCATTATTGTTGTTGTATTTACGTTGTTTGCCGTTTTTCTCATTCGTTATCGCGAGAAGCCGGAAAATGCCGGCTATGAGCCGCCGGATGAGGAAGGAAACACGTTGCTTGAAGTCGTCTGGACGGCCATTCCGATTTTGATTGTCGCTGCGCTCGCTGTTCCAACAGTGAAGGCGACGTTTGCGTTGGAAAAGCCGCCGACCGAGAAAGTGAAACCGATCACGATTCATGTGACGGCGGCGAACTGGAAATGGATTTTCAGCTATCCGGAAGAAAACATTGAAACGGTCAACTACGTCCATATTCCGGCCGGTGTGCCGGTCAAATTCAAGCTCACGTCCGTCGGACCGATGAATTCGTTTTGGGTGCCGGAATTAGGTGGGCAAAAATATGCGATGGACGGCATGGAGACAGAGCTGATTTTGCAAGCCGATAAGCCCGGCTCCTACATGGGGCGGAGCGCCAACTTTTCCGGGGAAAAGTTCGCCCATATGGAGTTTGAGGTCGTCGCACAAACGGGAGATGACTTCCGCAAATGGGTGAATGAAGTGAAACAAACCGCCCCGAAGCTCGATGAGGAAAAATACACACAAATTTTAAAACCGGGGCTTGTTGGGCGAATGACGTTTTCGAACACCCACTTGCAATGGATTGACCATGCGAAACAGCACAGCCATCATGGAGATGGAAAGCCAATGAAAAATGACGATCAACATGATGAAACGATGACAAACGGTCACCATCATGGGGAGTAGGAAAGGAGGAGCGAAAGATGAAATGGAGCGAGTTTTTCGTAACCGGAGAGCCGCTCATTTACGCGGCTGATGTCGCGATCGTTTTAACGATAATCGGCATTGTGTTCGTCTTGACGTATTTTAAAAAATGGAAATGGCTGTGGAACGAATGGCTCACTACCGTCGACCATAAAAAAATCGGCGTCATGTACATTATTTGCGCAGTTTTGATGCTCTTCCGCGGCGGCGTCGATGCGCTTTTGATGCGGGCGCAGCTGACGGCTCCGAATATGAAATTTCTTGATGCCCAGCACTACAATGAAATTTTTACGACGCACGGGACGATTATGATTTTGTTTATGGCGATGCCGTTCATCATCGGCTTGATGAACATCGTCGTTCCGCTGCAAATCGGGGCGCGCGACGTCGCGTTTCCATATTTGAATGCGTTAAGCTTTTGGCTCTTTTTCTTCGGTGCGTTGCTGTTTAACATTTCATTCGTCATCGGCGGATCGCCGGATGCCGGTTGGACGGCGTACTTCCCGCTTGCCGGCAACGAATTCAGCCCTGGCGTCGGCAACAACTATTACGCTGTCGCTTTACAAATTTCCGGGATCGGAACATTGATGACCGGGATCAACTTCCTTGTCACGATTTTAAAAATGCGCGCGCCGGGCATGACATTGATGCGCATGCCGATGTTTACGTGGACGATTCTCATTACGTGCGTGCTCATTATTTTCGCCTTCCCGGTGTTGACGGTCGCCTTGGCGCTCATGACGTTTGACCGGCTGTTTGATACGCAGTTTTTCACGATGGCCAACGGCGGCATGTCGATGCTCTGGGCGAACTTGTTCTGGATTTGGGGCCATCCGGAAGTGTATATCGTCATTTTGCCGGCGTTCGGCATTTTCTCGGAAGTGGTCAGCACGTTTGCGCAGAAACGGCTGTTCGGTTATAAGGCGATGGTCGGTTCGATCGTGGGCATTGCGTTCCTGAGCTTTATCGTTTGGGTGCACCACTTCTTTACGATGGGCGCAGGGCCGGCCGTGAACTCTGCCTTCTCGATCACGACGATGGCGATCGCCATTCCGACCGGGGTGAAAATTTTCAACTGGCTGTTTACGATCCGAAAAGGGAAGATCCGCTTTACGACGGCGATGCTTTGGTCGCTGGCGTTCATTCCGAACTTCGTCATCGGCGGCGTGACGGGGGTTATGTTGGCGATGGCGGCGGCCGATTATCAATACCATAACAGCTATTTTCTGATTGCCCATTTCCATTACGTGTTGATCGCGGGTACGGTGTTCGCCTGCTTTGCCGGTTTGCATTATTGGTATCCGAAAATGTTCGGCCATATCTTGAATGAACGGCTTGGCAAGTGGACGTTTTGGCTGTTTATGATCGGCTTTAACATCTGCTTCTTCCCGATGTATTTCCTAGGGTTGATGGGGATGACGCGCCGCATGTACACGTACTCGGCTGGTCTCGGCTGGACGCCGCTCAACGTCGTCGCGACGGTCGGGGCGGTGTTGATGGGCATCGGGTTTATCGTGCTTTGTTACAACATTTATTACAGCGCCCGCTACGGCGAGCGCGACATGACCGGCGACCCGTGGAACGGACGGACGCTTGAGTGGGCGACCGCGTCGCCGCCGGTGCATTACAATTTCCCGGTGACGCCGGTTGTCGAAGATGTGGACGCGTATTGGGTGATGAAGAAAAAGTATGGCGGCTTCCACGTGAAAGAAGAAGACTTGAAGCCGATCCATATGCCAAGCAACTCAGGACGCCCGTTTTGGATGTCGGTGGCGTTTTTCGTCGCCGGGTTCGGCCTTGTGTTCAAGTGGTTTGCGTTGGCTATCGTTGGTGCGTTGTTCATTGTGCTTGGATTGATTCTCCGCTCATTTGAAGACGATGATGGCTACCATATTCCGGTTGACGAAATCAAACGGATGGAACGAGCGGCGCGGAAGGGGGCGTGACGAATGGGAGAAGCTGCACATCGCTATGAGGAAACGGTGCCGCTGGAGTATCGGACGCAAGAAAGTCGGTTGAACATATTGGGTTTCTGGATTTTCCTCGGGGCGGAAGTCGCGCTGTTTGCGACGCTGTTTGCGACGTATCTCGTCTTGTTCCAACGGACCGGCTCGGGGCCGACGGCAGCGGAGCTGTTTGAGGTAAAAGACGTTTTGATCGAAACGTTGTTGCTGTTGACGAGCAGTTTCACATGTGGGTTGGCCATTTTTGAAATGCGCCGCGGCCGCATGAGCGGGCTGATTGCCTGGCTGCTCGTGACGCTTCTGCTTGGGGTGGGGTTTATTACGGTTGAAATTCGCGAGTTCATCCATTACGTCCATGAAGGAGCGACGATGCAGACGAGCGCATTTTTATCAAGCTTTTTCGTGCTCGTCGGCACGCACGGCGCCCACGTCGGCTTAGGGATCGGCTGGATGATTCTCATCATCATCCAGCTTCTCCAACGCGGGTTGACGGCGAAAACGGCCCGGAAAGTGTTTATCGTCAGTTTGTACTGGCACTTTTTAGACGTGGTTTGGATTTTCATTTTTACGCTTGTCTATTTGCTAGGGATGGTGGTATAAAATGGGGGCTAACGGCCATCATGAATCATTTCCGTGGAAACATATCATTGGGTTTTTGTTGTCGCTCGTCTTGACGTTTGCGGCTCTTTGGGTGGCGCTCTCGTCTGGGCTGCCGCTTAAAGCCGTGATCGTCATCATCGTCTTGTTCGCGATCATCCAAGCGAGCTTGCAGCTGTTTCTATTCATGCACGTCAACGAAAGCGACAGCGGCAAAGTGCAAACGTTCAACATGGTATACAGCTTCTTTATTGCTGTTGTCGTTGTCGCCGGTTCGATTTGGGTGATGCAGTTTGTGTTGTAAAGCGAGGCTGGCCGGGGTTCGGCCGGCTTTTTATGTTCAGAAGAGATTTTGTGGTGTCATAGATGCCTGAAATGGGGGAGCCGTTGACGGAACATTGAAGAGATGGAGAGGCAACGTGGTTGCATTATAGAGGGCATGATATGTGCCTAAAAAAGTCGTCTTGCCTCAAACAGGCAAGACGAC is part of the [Flavobacterium] thermophilum genome and harbors:
- the yvyI gene encoding Putative mannose-6-phosphate isomerase yvyI → MDLEPIFLTPVFQERIWGGTKLAERFGYDIPSSQTGECWAVSAHPHGQTVVARGPFAGMTLGQLWEERRDLFGHFPSDRFPLLTKILDANADLSVQVHPDDEYAKTHEGGELGKTECWYIIDCKPGAQLIYGHHAETKEQLRAMMEAGEWDRLLRKVPIRPGDFFYVPSGTIHALCEGTLVLETQQSSDTTYRVYDYDRVDSQGRKRELHLEKAIDVTTVPHRDTDVRPHVSEIPGATVTTFVEGDYFGVQKWDVRGAAEWEQTKPFLIVSILQGEGELVHNERTYAIRQGDHFILPHRFGKFTIRGMLEAIASWPRAGK
- the puuB gene encoding Gamma-glutamylputrescine oxidoreductase; translated protein: MSSLPPIVEPYWRDSVSLRSFPKLDADISVDVAVIGGGISGITTAYLLATQGARVALLEADRLLNGTTGHTTAKITAQHDLVYDEFLNHFGAEKARLYYDACMDALHFIRRTIEEQQIDCDLCEQDAYIYTTSSSSFQKLVKEWEAYERLGIDGAFVESIPLPLPVAAAVVMKRQAQFHPLKYLVKLVDAITQAGGAIYEHTPAADIEQGRRLAVTTRDKKRVECDHVAVCSHFPFYDGGFYFSRMYAERSYVLGVTIAEPYPGGMYLSADEPKRSVRSAAAGGETLILIGGENHKTGQGVPTMRHYEALSSFASQLFTVNDIRYRWSAQDLTTLDKLPYIGPMTAGTPNIYVATGYRKWGMTNGTVAGMLLSDLILDRDNRYRDLYSPSRFYADPSMKQFFTTNLDVAKHFLEGKIEPVIRRPQDLARGEGAVVSVNGKRAGAYKDEAGTLHVVDTTCTHMGCELEWNSGDKTWDCPCHGSRFSIDGDVIEGPATRPLARIELDDAK
- the proY gene encoding Proline-specific permease ProY — translated: MEQKQPQLHRGLEERHISLMSLGAAIGVGLFLGSASAIEMAGPAILLGYAVIINFVVLTAALSSCNSGIFSTSRMLFNLAEQQEAPSAFGRLTKRGIPGAALIATALVMLVGVYLNYVSEKVFQWVTSIATFGAIWTWAVILLSQLKFRKQLSAEQAQRLTFKLPLHPYSSYVSLAFLIGVAALMAYFPDTRIALIIGPAWLLLLTAVYFAKGMHRRQHGQAEEKQAG
- the trmH gene encoding tRNA (guanosine(18)-2'-O)-methyltransferase — encoded protein: MEEREAKAFLEQLQHEGLLTESTRPVWEMILPRRLKRMYEVLNERTRYITVLIEAVDDPHNQAAVLRTAEAFGVQDVHIVTGKAPFSPNRLVTRYADQWLTLRHKPDIKTAIADLKQQGYQVYASYLGEGTIPLSDIDLSRPTALLFGNEHSGVSEEALRLADGTFVIPMYGFVQSFNISVAAALALYDVTERARRQAGERYYLSPGEKKVLYEQWMWQTLNPRIRKQLEQQGYTIQNNGGQPGSFQ
- the qoxA gene encoding Quinol oxidase subunit 2 precursor, producing MKRARWRAVLVLPFLFLLGGCVERTAVLNPQGPVARMQYDLIMWSVGFMLFIIVVVFTLFAVFLIRYREKPENAGYEPPDEEGNTLLEVVWTAIPILIVAALAVPTVKATFALEKPPTEKVKPITIHVTAANWKWIFSYPEENIETVNYVHIPAGVPVKFKLTSVGPMNSFWVPELGGQKYAMDGMETELILQADKPGSYMGRSANFSGEKFAHMEFEVVAQTGDDFRKWVNEVKQTAPKLDEEKYTQILKPGLVGRMTFSNTHLQWIDHAKQHSHHGDGKPMKNDDQHDETMTNGHHHGE
- the qoxB gene encoding Quinol oxidase subunit 1, which translates into the protein MKWSEFFVTGEPLIYAADVAIVLTIIGIVFVLTYFKKWKWLWNEWLTTVDHKKIGVMYIICAVLMLFRGGVDALLMRAQLTAPNMKFLDAQHYNEIFTTHGTIMILFMAMPFIIGLMNIVVPLQIGARDVAFPYLNALSFWLFFFGALLFNISFVIGGSPDAGWTAYFPLAGNEFSPGVGNNYYAVALQISGIGTLMTGINFLVTILKMRAPGMTLMRMPMFTWTILITCVLIIFAFPVLTVALALMTFDRLFDTQFFTMANGGMSMLWANLFWIWGHPEVYIVILPAFGIFSEVVSTFAQKRLFGYKAMVGSIVGIAFLSFIVWVHHFFTMGAGPAVNSAFSITTMAIAIPTGVKIFNWLFTIRKGKIRFTTAMLWSLAFIPNFVIGGVTGVMLAMAAADYQYHNSYFLIAHFHYVLIAGTVFACFAGLHYWYPKMFGHILNERLGKWTFWLFMIGFNICFFPMYFLGLMGMTRRMYTYSAGLGWTPLNVVATVGAVLMGIGFIVLCYNIYYSARYGERDMTGDPWNGRTLEWATASPPVHYNFPVTPVVEDVDAYWVMKKKYGGFHVKEEDLKPIHMPSNSGRPFWMSVAFFVAGFGLVFKWFALAIVGALFIVLGLILRSFEDDDGYHIPVDEIKRMERAARKGA
- the qoxC gene encoding Quinol oxidase subunit 3, which produces MGEAAHRYEETVPLEYRTQESRLNILGFWIFLGAEVALFATLFATYLVLFQRTGSGPTAAELFEVKDVLIETLLLLTSSFTCGLAIFEMRRGRMSGLIAWLLVTLLLGVGFITVEIREFIHYVHEGATMQTSAFLSSFFVLVGTHGAHVGLGIGWMILIIIQLLQRGLTAKTARKVFIVSLYWHFLDVVWIFIFTLVYLLGMVV
- the qoxD gene encoding Quinol oxidase subunit 4, translated to MGANGHHESFPWKHIIGFLLSLVLTFAALWVALSSGLPLKAVIVIIVLFAIIQASLQLFLFMHVNESDSGKVQTFNMVYSFFIAVVVVAGSIWVMQFVL